One window from the genome of Deltaproteobacteria bacterium encodes:
- a CDS encoding PDZ domain-containing protein, protein MRWLIILSGLIFALGIEYWAFENRHFQTPQAQPRPIAARTELTTEEQATISLFQESSPSVVYITTEVVQRDAFSFNLLQIPQGTGSGFLWGAQGHVVTNFHVLEGASYARVTLADQSAWDAQLVGVEPDKDLAVLKIGAPAAQLKPLPLGTSRDLAVGQKVFAIGNPFGLDQTLTTGVISGLGREIESGTGRPIQGVIQTDAAINPGNSGGPLLDSAGRLIGVNTAIYSPSGAYAGVGFAVPVDTVNRTVPQLITHGKVVRPGLGVTLVEDQIAQRFGVDGVLILDVVPQSVAARAGLRPTRQDPAGRVQLGDVITAINDTPIHNGNDLFAELDQYQVGDTVTLIIRREGKPQRLSITLQALS, encoded by the coding sequence ATGCGGTGGCTCATCATTCTGAGCGGCCTTATCTTTGCCCTCGGGATTGAATACTGGGCCTTCGAGAATCGGCATTTCCAAACGCCGCAGGCCCAACCCCGTCCGATCGCTGCTCGGACGGAGTTGACGACTGAGGAGCAAGCGACGATCTCCCTCTTTCAGGAATCATCTCCGTCTGTAGTGTACATCACCACCGAGGTTGTCCAGCGCGACGCGTTCAGCTTCAATCTGCTGCAAATTCCACAAGGCACCGGCTCTGGTTTTCTCTGGGGTGCGCAGGGACATGTAGTCACCAACTTTCATGTTCTTGAAGGGGCAAGCTATGCGCGGGTCACCTTGGCCGACCAGTCTGCGTGGGATGCGCAACTTGTCGGCGTAGAGCCGGATAAAGATTTGGCTGTGCTGAAGATTGGCGCACCCGCAGCTCAGCTCAAGCCACTCCCGCTCGGCACTTCACGAGACCTGGCGGTGGGGCAAAAAGTCTTTGCCATCGGCAATCCCTTTGGGTTAGATCAGACCCTCACCACTGGTGTGATTAGTGGTCTGGGCCGAGAGATTGAATCGGGCACTGGGCGGCCTATTCAAGGAGTGATCCAGACGGACGCGGCCATTAACCCCGGCAACTCGGGAGGGCCGCTGCTCGATAGTGCCGGTCGCCTGATTGGCGTCAACACTGCTATCTATAGTCCTTCCGGGGCCTACGCGGGTGTCGGCTTTGCGGTCCCGGTCGATACTGTCAACCGGACCGTTCCCCAACTGATCACGCACGGCAAAGTCGTGCGCCCTGGGCTTGGCGTCACGCTCGTCGAAGACCAGATCGCCCAGCGTTTTGGCGTCGATGGCGTCCTCATTCTGGATGTCGTGCCACAGAGTGTCGCCGCCCGCGCCGGTCTTCGTCCGACACGGCAAGATCCTGCAGGTCGGGTACAACTCGGCGACGTCATTACCGCCATCAACGATACGCCCATACACAACGGTAATGATCTTTTTGCAGAACTCGACCAGTACCAGGTCGGTGACACGGTCACGCTCATCATTCGGCGCGAGGGAAAACCACAACGTCTGTCGATCACTTTACAGGCGTTATCATAA
- a CDS encoding tryptophan-rich sensory protein has translation MSSRHEWLGLTGFLGLCFAVALVGSESTTPVLNDWYARLRKPSWTPPNWIFGPVWSILYTCMAVAAWLVWRKHQSVVIVVPLALFMVQLALNLGWSVMFFGMQNPGAACVEIVFLWGAIVATLLAFWRVTAIAGWLLVPYLGWVTFAVALNFAIWQLND, from the coding sequence GTGTCATCTCGTCACGAATGGTTAGGCCTTACGGGCTTTCTCGGGCTGTGCTTCGCCGTTGCGCTGGTTGGCTCGGAGTCCACGACGCCAGTCTTGAATGATTGGTATGCAAGGCTGCGCAAACCGAGCTGGACTCCGCCAAATTGGATCTTCGGTCCAGTGTGGTCAATCTTGTATACGTGTATGGCAGTTGCAGCGTGGTTAGTGTGGCGCAAGCACCAGTCGGTCGTTATCGTTGTGCCACTTGCGCTATTTATGGTGCAGCTTGCGCTCAACCTTGGGTGGTCAGTCATGTTCTTCGGAATGCAAAATCCGGGTGCCGCGTGTGTCGAAATCGTGTTCTTGTGGGGCGCGATTGTTGCGACACTGTTAGCCTTCTGGCGTGTGACAGCGATTGCTGGCTGGCTTCTGGTACCGTATCTCGGGTGGGTGACATTCGCAGTGGCGCTGAACTTTGCGATTTGGCAGTTGAACGATTAA
- a CDS encoding SDR family oxidoreductase — MTRVLIAGCGDVGTELGIRLAGDGHTVWGLRRNCDKLPAGISPFPADLTQPDTLCSLPSAVDVVFYTAAPSSSSAENYRATYVDGVRHLLSALVTQGHELQRFIFASSTGVYAQQSGEWVDESSPTEPVHFSGRELLSAEQIVLRSGFPAIVVRLGGIYGPGRTRLIDSVRHGTAECTAGPPVYTNRIHRDDCAGVLQHVMQLTQPNSVYVAVDNEPAEQSTVLRWLALQLGLPPPRTVPAGNADARGHRSNKRCRNTKLVEAGYVFRYPTFREGYHALLTTCDLFMITPVK, encoded by the coding sequence ATGACACGAGTACTGATAGCTGGCTGTGGTGACGTTGGGACAGAACTGGGAATACGGTTAGCTGGCGATGGACATACCGTCTGGGGATTACGTCGCAACTGTGACAAGTTGCCGGCAGGCATCTCCCCATTTCCCGCTGACCTGACACAACCCGACACTCTCTGCTCCTTACCATCTGCAGTAGACGTCGTTTTCTACACTGCTGCCCCGAGCAGCTCGTCAGCCGAAAACTACCGAGCAACCTATGTGGATGGTGTACGTCATTTACTTTCCGCGTTAGTGACACAGGGGCATGAGCTGCAGCGATTTATTTTTGCCTCCAGTACCGGGGTCTATGCGCAGCAGTCAGGAGAATGGGTTGACGAGAGCTCCCCGACCGAGCCGGTTCATTTCTCTGGTCGAGAACTCCTCAGTGCTGAGCAAATAGTATTGCGCAGTGGCTTTCCCGCTATCGTCGTGCGGCTCGGTGGTATTTACGGACCAGGCCGAACTCGTTTGATTGACAGCGTACGACACGGAACAGCGGAATGCACGGCTGGACCGCCAGTCTACACCAACCGCATCCATCGAGATGACTGTGCCGGAGTATTACAACATGTGATGCAATTGACGCAGCCGAATAGTGTGTATGTCGCAGTGGACAATGAACCCGCTGAACAGAGTACCGTCTTACGATGGCTCGCCCTGCAACTCGGTCTGCCTCCGCCCCGGACCGTTCCTGCTGGGAATGCCGACGCCCGCGGTCACCGTAGTAATAAGCGCTGTCGAAATACCAAGCTGGTGGAAGCCGGGTACGTGTTTCGTTACCCTACCTTCCGTGAGGGATACCATGCGCTCCTGACCACCTGTGATCTCTTTATGATAACGCCTGTAAAGTGA